The following are from one region of the Streptomyces rubrogriseus genome:
- a CDS encoding helix-turn-helix domain-containing protein: MSEPRSAPTVGQVVLGRRLLDLRERAGLKREEAARILRVAPATVRRMEMAEVALKIPYLQLLLKAYGVGDEEADAFVQLAEDANKPGWWQRFHDILPGWFSLYVSLEGAASLIRAYEPHFVPGVLQTEDYARGVLRSGAIGQTRPDDIERHVDLRMQRQELLTRKDAPRLWVVMDETALRRPVGGPEVMRAQIDRLLEATKLPNVTLQIAPFSSGPHPGTYGPFVLFRFAMPELPDMVYSEYLTGAVYLDARAEVATHLEVMDRMAAQAATAHRTKEILRDLRKEL, translated from the coding sequence GTGAGCGAGCCGCGGTCCGCGCCGACGGTCGGCCAGGTCGTACTCGGCCGGCGCCTGCTGGACCTGCGGGAACGTGCCGGTCTCAAGCGCGAGGAAGCCGCCCGCATCCTGCGCGTCGCCCCCGCCACGGTCCGCCGCATGGAGATGGCCGAGGTCGCCCTCAAGATCCCGTACCTCCAGCTCCTGCTGAAGGCCTACGGCGTCGGCGACGAGGAGGCCGACGCTTTCGTCCAGCTGGCCGAGGACGCCAACAAACCGGGGTGGTGGCAGCGCTTCCACGACATCCTCCCCGGCTGGTTCTCGCTGTACGTCAGCCTGGAGGGCGCGGCCTCGCTGATCCGTGCCTACGAGCCCCACTTCGTCCCCGGAGTGCTGCAGACCGAGGACTACGCACGCGGCGTGCTGCGCTCGGGCGCCATCGGGCAGACCCGGCCCGACGACATCGAGCGCCACGTCGACCTGCGCATGCAACGCCAGGAACTGCTCACCCGTAAGGACGCACCCCGGCTGTGGGTCGTGATGGACGAAACCGCGCTGCGCCGCCCCGTCGGGGGGCCGGAGGTGATGCGTGCCCAGATCGACCGGCTGCTCGAGGCCACGAAGCTGCCCAACGTGACGCTGCAGATCGCCCCGTTCTCGAGCGGGCCGCACCCCGGCACGTACGGGCCCTTCGTGCTGTTCCGATTCGCCATGCCGGAACTGCCGGACATGGTCTACAGCGAGTACCTGACCGGCGCCGTCTATCTCGACGCGCGCGCGGAGGTGGCGACCCACCTCGAGGTCATGGACCGCATGGCGGCGCAGGCCGCCACGGCACATCGCACGAAGGAGATCCTCCGGGATCTCCGCAAGGAGCTGTGA
- a CDS encoding DUF397 domain-containing protein has translation MNRIKPQRSPLNRAERIYNGMPARDLGSEGWHKPWSGGNGGNCLEAMKLADGRIAVRQSTDPDGPALIYTSAEMTAFIEGAKAGEADFLLS, from the coding sequence ATGAACCGCATCAAGCCCCAGCGCTCGCCACTCAACCGCGCCGAGCGGATCTACAACGGCATGCCCGCCCGTGACCTGGGCAGCGAGGGCTGGCACAAGCCGTGGAGCGGAGGCAACGGAGGCAACTGCCTGGAGGCCATGAAGCTCGCCGACGGCCGGATCGCGGTACGGCAGTCCACCGACCCGGACGGGCCGGCCCTGATTTACACCTCCGCCGAGATGACGGCCTTCATTGAGGGAGCGAAGGCGGGAGAGGCGGACTTCCTTCTGTCCTGA
- a CDS encoding DUF899 domain-containing protein, whose product MSLPEIVTRADWRAAREALLAKEKAATRARDALNAERRGLPMVEVDKEYVFEGGDGKATLLDLFEGREQLVVYHFMFAPEWDAGCRSCSAFLDQIAHLAHLRARGTSFAAVSRAPYPRILPFKARMGWTLPWYSSYVSDFNTDFEATLEHEGELVERPGLSCFLRDRERVFHTYSTYERGLDGLGSTTSLLDLTALGRRESWEKPEGRASALGAPAGSRRVRYHDEYED is encoded by the coding sequence ATGTCGCTGCCCGAGATCGTCACCCGCGCGGACTGGCGCGCGGCGCGCGAGGCCTTACTGGCCAAGGAGAAGGCGGCCACCCGCGCGCGTGACGCCCTCAACGCCGAGCGGCGCGGGCTGCCCATGGTGGAGGTCGACAAGGAGTACGTGTTCGAGGGCGGCGACGGCAAGGCCACCCTGCTCGACCTCTTCGAGGGCCGGGAACAGCTCGTCGTCTACCACTTCATGTTCGCGCCCGAGTGGGACGCCGGCTGCCGCAGTTGCTCGGCGTTCCTGGACCAGATCGCCCATCTCGCCCACCTCAGGGCCCGCGGTACGTCCTTCGCGGCCGTCTCCCGGGCGCCCTACCCGAGGATCCTGCCGTTCAAGGCGCGGATGGGCTGGACACTGCCCTGGTACTCGTCGTACGTCAGCGACTTCAACACCGACTTCGAGGCGACCCTGGAGCACGAGGGCGAGCTGGTCGAGCGGCCGGGGCTCAGCTGCTTCCTGCGGGACCGCGAGCGGGTCTTCCACACCTACTCGACGTACGAGCGCGGCCTCGACGGGCTCGGATCCACCACCAGCCTGCTCGACCTGACCGCGCTAGGCCGGCGGGAGTCGTGGGAGAAACCGGAGGGGCGCGCGTCGGCTCTCGGTGCGCCTGCGGGCAGCCGGAGAGTGCGCTATCACGACGAGTACGAGGACTGA
- a CDS encoding nucleotidyltransferase domain-containing protein has translation MPSPALTDQVFLDTTADRLAALPAVRAVTLGGSRAQGTHGPDSDWDLAVYYRGAFDPADLRAVGWPGEVSELGAWGGGVFNGGGWLTIDERRVDVHYRDLDSVEHVLTEAQAGRFGVEPLMFHLAGIPTYLVVAELAINKVLRGELTRPDGYPEALRTAAPEHWYGMATATLAYAKAGHAPKGALTQVAGALALATTQTSHAVLAARGEWVTNEKGLVERAGLDGMDVLLAGLTPEPRALDDAVTRAGTLLRDALDAARS, from the coding sequence GTGCCCTCGCCCGCCCTCACGGACCAGGTCTTCCTCGACACCACGGCCGACCGGCTCGCCGCCCTGCCCGCCGTCCGCGCGGTGACCCTCGGCGGCTCCCGGGCACAGGGCACGCACGGACCGGACAGCGACTGGGACCTTGCGGTCTACTACCGGGGCGCCTTCGACCCGGCGGACCTCCGCGCCGTCGGCTGGCCGGGCGAGGTCTCGGAGCTCGGCGCCTGGGGCGGCGGCGTCTTCAACGGCGGCGGCTGGCTGACGATCGACGAGCGCCGCGTCGACGTGCACTACCGCGACCTCGACTCGGTCGAGCACGTGCTGACGGAAGCGCAGGCGGGCCGCTTCGGCGTCGAGCCGCTGATGTTCCACCTGGCGGGCATCCCGACCTACCTCGTGGTCGCCGAGCTGGCGATCAACAAGGTGCTGCGCGGCGAACTGACCCGCCCCGACGGCTACCCGGAGGCCCTGCGCACCGCCGCACCCGAACACTGGTACGGCATGGCCACCGCCACCCTCGCCTACGCCAAGGCGGGCCACGCCCCCAAGGGAGCCCTCACCCAGGTCGCCGGCGCGCTCGCCCTCGCCACCACCCAGACGTCCCACGCGGTGTTGGCGGCACGGGGGGAGTGGGTGACGAACGAGAAGGGGCTGGTCGAGCGGGCCGGGCTGGACGGGATGGACGTGCTGCTCGCCGGTCTGACGCCGGAGCCGCGGGCTCTGGACGACGCGGTGACACGGGCCGGGACCCTGCTGCGGGACGCTCTGGACGCCGCCCGCTCCTGA
- a CDS encoding GNAT family N-acetyltransferase, translating to MNSEADGESGAGAVVLRRARAADARAAADVWLRSFATALPTVVRPRSDAEVRAYFRHVVVERYETWLAEGAGGEVAGVMVLEGEELSQLYLAPERRGCGIGDRFVALAKERRTDGLSLWTFQVNAPARRFYERHGFRAVEWTDGDRNEEREPDVRYVWRPRPDPDGTT from the coding sequence GTGAACAGCGAGGCAGATGGCGAGTCCGGTGCCGGGGCGGTCGTCCTGCGGCGCGCCCGTGCCGCCGACGCGCGGGCCGCGGCCGACGTCTGGCTGCGTTCCTTCGCCACCGCGCTGCCGACCGTCGTCCGACCCCGCTCCGACGCCGAGGTCCGCGCGTACTTCCGGCACGTGGTGGTGGAGCGGTACGAGACCTGGCTGGCGGAGGGGGCCGGTGGCGAGGTCGCCGGTGTGATGGTGCTGGAGGGCGAGGAGCTGTCTCAGCTGTACCTCGCCCCCGAGCGGCGCGGGTGCGGGATCGGTGACCGGTTCGTCGCCCTGGCCAAGGAGCGCCGGACGGACGGGCTGTCGCTGTGGACCTTCCAGGTCAACGCGCCCGCGCGGCGCTTCTACGAACGGCACGGGTTCCGGGCCGTGGAGTGGACGGACGGCGACCGGAACGAGGAGCGGGAGCCGGACGTGCGCTATGTGTGGCGACCCCGGCCAGACCCGGACGGCACCACCTAG
- a CDS encoding glutamate synthase subunit beta, producing the protein MADPKGFLTTPREEWPRRPADERVRDWDEVYVPGALLPIVGRQADRCMDCGVPFCHEACPLGNLIPEWNDLVSRSDWRAASERLHATNNFPEFTGRLCPAPCEAGCVLAINQPAVTIENVECAIADRAWEEGFVPPLPPERLSGRTVAVIGSGPAGLAAAQQLTRAGHTVAVYERDDRIGGLLRYGIPAFKMEKRHLERRVGQMRAEGTRFRTSTAVGRDVDAAALRARYDAVVIATGATAWRELTVPGRELTGVHQAMEYLPLANRVGEGDLERSPLSAAGRHVVVVGGGDTGADCLGTAVRERAASVTQLDIYARPGAERDEQAEPWPTYPRLYRLSAAHEEARDLRSAPAADADARLFAASTLRFTGDERGHVRALHLVGVDAGRRPLPGSERSLPADLVLLALGFSGPDRQDGLVDGLGLDMEPRGTIARDGGFATNVPGVFAAGDAARGQSLVVWAIAEGRAVAAAVDRHLSGGSTRLPAPVGPYDRPMTA; encoded by the coding sequence ATGGCCGATCCCAAGGGTTTTCTGACGACGCCCCGCGAGGAGTGGCCCCGCAGACCGGCCGACGAGCGGGTCCGGGACTGGGACGAGGTGTACGTCCCGGGAGCGCTGCTGCCGATCGTCGGCCGGCAGGCCGACCGGTGCATGGACTGCGGCGTCCCCTTCTGCCACGAGGCCTGTCCGCTGGGCAACCTGATCCCGGAGTGGAACGACCTGGTCTCCCGGTCGGACTGGCGGGCGGCGAGCGAGCGGCTGCACGCCACGAACAACTTCCCGGAGTTCACCGGCCGGTTGTGTCCGGCGCCGTGCGAGGCGGGCTGTGTGCTAGCCATCAACCAGCCCGCGGTCACCATCGAGAACGTCGAGTGCGCGATCGCGGACAGGGCCTGGGAGGAGGGCTTCGTCCCGCCCCTGCCGCCGGAACGGCTGTCCGGGAGGACGGTGGCGGTGATCGGTTCGGGACCGGCGGGGCTCGCGGCGGCGCAGCAGTTGACCCGGGCCGGGCACACGGTCGCGGTGTACGAGCGCGACGACCGGATCGGTGGGCTGCTGCGGTACGGGATCCCCGCGTTCAAGATGGAGAAGCGGCACCTGGAGCGGCGCGTCGGCCAGATGCGGGCGGAGGGGACGAGGTTCCGTACGTCGACGGCGGTCGGGCGGGACGTGGACGCCGCGGCGCTGCGGGCTCGCTACGACGCGGTGGTGATCGCCACCGGGGCGACGGCGTGGCGGGAGCTGACCGTGCCCGGCCGGGAGCTGACGGGGGTGCATCAGGCGATGGAGTACCTGCCGCTGGCCAACCGGGTGGGCGAGGGCGACCTCGAGCGCTCCCCGCTGTCCGCCGCCGGGCGTCACGTGGTCGTCGTCGGTGGTGGCGACACGGGCGCGGACTGTCTCGGCACGGCGGTGCGGGAGCGGGCCGCCTCCGTGACGCAGCTGGACATCTACGCGCGGCCGGGTGCGGAGCGCGACGAGCAGGCCGAGCCCTGGCCGACCTATCCGCGCCTGTACCGGCTGTCGGCGGCGCACGAGGAAGCACGCGACCTGCGGTCCGCGCCGGCGGCGGACGCGGACGCGCGGCTGTTCGCGGCGTCCACGCTCCGCTTCACCGGCGACGAGCGGGGGCACGTGCGTGCACTGCACCTGGTCGGGGTGGACGCCGGGCGCCGTCCGCTGCCCGGCAGCGAGCGGTCGCTCCCCGCGGACCTGGTCCTCCTCGCCCTCGGCTTCTCGGGGCCCGACCGGCAGGACGGGCTCGTCGACGGGCTGGGACTGGACATGGAGCCCCGTGGCACGATCGCCCGGGACGGGGGCTTCGCGACCAACGTCCCGGGGGTGTTCGCCGCCGGGGACGCGGCGCGCGGGCAGTCACTCGTCGTCTGGGCGATCGCGGAGGGGCGGGCGGTGGCGGCGGCCGTGGACCGCCACCTGTCCGGCGGCAGCACCCGGCTGCCGGCCCCGGTCGGCCCGTACGACCGGCCGATGACGGCCTGA
- a CDS encoding FUSC family protein, whose protein sequence is MFRTAAHALPPWLGHALNAQRGPVPWNAVVRGALAGGPLLIAALVAGRASLGVVAAIAAMLAGINDRPGSRRTSVRRIGVPALAGALGLLVGTYAGQHLGAVALTLVLTGLGLVAGCVSAVGPVASGAGTQLLVTAAVGAGMPLPDPGWRSVLAFLAGAGWLLLLRLVLPTPTSVTGDLRLDFRFDGERAAVADVYEAVAALLDAVGTEHAVARRAALTAALDHAQDALAGPRLRRRAATAAERRLHAQYAAALPLGEAATALAWAERAVPARAGEGPRRLAAAVRGNTHAGPLPAPSRTDPALRALDDALLHAAQAFDRGRGPDLHVRRRSPRSVARAVLGPGGREYGLRAGLCFGASAAVAQVLHHGHWYGSHQHWYWLPATAVFLVKPDLGPLVSRVLCRAAGTVLGALLFAGFAAVLPRPEGLVVLVAVCGALVPVAARHFAAQTTVVTVLVLALVMIGGEPQASAGRIGETLLACAIVLVAGHLPMPGQRGAGIRAGVDAADAAAHAYLTHVLSESDDRAARWTLRREAYRTLAEARAAIARAAAELPALARHSEGTDEVAAVLERLVDTTTACAVHLDDAGRLTPRHTERLAALRDELAERRGRVGRHRTLA, encoded by the coding sequence GTGTTCCGCACCGCCGCCCACGCACTCCCGCCCTGGCTCGGCCACGCCTTGAACGCCCAGCGCGGCCCGGTGCCCTGGAACGCGGTGGTCCGGGGCGCGCTGGCCGGCGGGCCGCTGCTGATCGCCGCCCTGGTCGCCGGGCGGGCCTCCCTCGGGGTCGTCGCCGCGATCGCCGCCATGCTGGCCGGGATCAACGACCGGCCGGGCAGTCGCCGTACCTCCGTGCGGCGGATCGGCGTACCCGCGCTCGCGGGGGCGCTCGGGCTGCTCGTCGGGACGTACGCCGGCCAGCACCTCGGGGCCGTGGCGCTGACCCTGGTGCTGACCGGGCTCGGACTGGTCGCCGGGTGCGTCAGCGCCGTCGGGCCGGTGGCGTCCGGGGCGGGGACCCAGCTGCTGGTCACAGCGGCCGTGGGTGCCGGGATGCCGCTGCCGGACCCCGGGTGGCGGAGCGTCCTCGCCTTCCTCGCCGGTGCCGGATGGCTGCTTCTGCTGCGGCTGGTCCTGCCCACCCCCACCTCCGTCACCGGCGACCTCCGTCTCGACTTCCGCTTCGACGGGGAACGGGCGGCCGTCGCCGACGTCTACGAGGCCGTCGCCGCGCTCCTCGACGCGGTCGGCACGGAACACGCCGTGGCCCGCCGGGCCGCGCTCACCGCCGCGCTCGACCACGCGCAGGACGCGCTCGCCGGACCCCGGCTGCGACGCCGCGCCGCCACCGCCGCCGAACGCCGACTGCACGCCCAGTACGCCGCCGCCCTGCCCCTCGGCGAGGCCGCGACGGCGCTCGCGTGGGCGGAGCGGGCGGTGCCCGCGCGGGCCGGCGAAGGCCCCCGGCGGCTCGCGGCGGCCGTCCGCGGCAACACCCACGCCGGGCCGCTGCCCGCCCCCAGCCGGACCGATCCCGCCCTGCGCGCCCTGGACGACGCCCTGCTGCACGCGGCGCAGGCCTTCGACCGGGGCAGGGGCCCCGACCTGCACGTGCGGAGGCGATCGCCCCGCTCGGTGGCGCGGGCGGTGCTCGGCCCGGGCGGGCGGGAGTACGGGCTGCGGGCCGGGCTGTGCTTCGGCGCCAGTGCCGCCGTCGCGCAGGTGCTGCACCACGGTCACTGGTACGGCTCCCACCAGCACTGGTACTGGCTGCCCGCCACCGCCGTCTTCCTCGTCAAGCCCGACCTCGGCCCGCTCGTGTCCCGGGTGCTGTGCCGGGCGGCCGGGACGGTGCTCGGGGCGCTGCTGTTCGCCGGGTTCGCGGCCGTGCTGCCCCGGCCCGAGGGGCTGGTCGTCCTCGTCGCGGTCTGCGGTGCCCTGGTGCCGGTCGCCGCGCGGCACTTCGCCGCCCAGACCACCGTCGTCACCGTTCTCGTCCTCGCCCTGGTCATGATCGGCGGCGAACCGCAGGCCTCCGCCGGCCGCATCGGGGAGACGCTGCTGGCCTGCGCGATCGTGCTGGTGGCCGGGCACCTGCCGATGCCGGGGCAGCGGGGCGCGGGCATCCGGGCGGGAGTCGACGCCGCCGACGCGGCCGCGCACGCCTACCTCACGCACGTACTGAGCGAGTCCGACGACCGCGCCGCCCGGTGGACGCTGCGCCGGGAGGCCTACCGGACGCTCGCCGAGGCCCGTGCCGCCATCGCCCGTGCCGCCGCCGAACTGCCCGCCCTGGCCCGGCACTCCGAGGGCACCGACGAGGTCGCGGCGGTCCTCGAACGGCTCGTCGACACCACCACCGCGTGCGCCGTGCACCTCGACGACGCCGGGCGGCTCACACCCCGCCACACCGAACGGCTCGCCGCGCTGCGGGACGAACTCGCCGAGCGGCGCGGACGCGTGGGACGGCACCGTACGTTGGCGTGA
- a CDS encoding ATP-binding protein → MASVIPSAPLGTDAAAGSLGLGAAMGAGASGAAAAERRFRFELAAHPGSPSQARRLTRARLSGWAVCEDTCDTAALVVSELVTNAIVHTASRHIVCELHDADDLVRIAVRDEGCAPGQPHPSADQQPEDEHGRGLILVDALCEAWGAHEHGPGLLVWAELPRKADEPRDPAEPHNDLGWGARPKPAPTDDTGDEGEAESRRREDHRPRGARGITEPRRATESRQGRETLRGTGTEWL, encoded by the coding sequence GTGGCAAGCGTGATTCCGTCCGCGCCCTTAGGAACAGACGCCGCCGCGGGCTCCCTGGGCCTCGGTGCCGCCATGGGAGCCGGCGCTTCGGGAGCCGCCGCCGCCGAGCGCCGGTTCCGTTTCGAGCTGGCCGCTCATCCGGGTTCTCCCTCACAGGCCAGACGCCTGACACGGGCCCGGCTGAGCGGCTGGGCAGTGTGCGAGGACACCTGTGACACCGCGGCCCTGGTCGTCTCCGAGCTGGTGACCAACGCGATCGTGCACACGGCGAGCAGACACATAGTGTGCGAGCTGCACGACGCCGACGACCTGGTCCGCATAGCCGTGCGCGACGAGGGCTGCGCCCCGGGCCAGCCCCACCCCTCGGCCGATCAGCAGCCCGAGGACGAGCACGGCAGGGGCCTGATCCTCGTCGATGCCCTGTGCGAGGCCTGGGGCGCCCACGAGCACGGCCCCGGACTGCTGGTCTGGGCGGAACTGCCGCGCAAGGCCGACGAACCGCGCGACCCCGCGGAGCCCCACAACGACCTGGGCTGGGGCGCCCGGCCGAAGCCCGCCCCGACGGATGACACGGGGGACGAGGGCGAGGCCGAGTCCCGCCGTCGGGAAGACCACCGGCCGCGCGGGGCCCGGGGGATCACAGAGCCCCGGCGGGCCACAGAGAGCCGCCAGGGCCGGGAAACACTCCGTGGAACGGGGACCGAATGGCTATGA
- a CDS encoding amidohydrolase: MTPSSPEPADLVITGCTVLVHDDRGRIGFEQDAAVVVRGGVVDSVTTAAAGASVPAADRIDARGQVALPGLINCHTHTPMVALRGLAEDLPTEEWFNDVVWPVESNLTERDVTLGARLACAEMIRAGVTAFADSYFHMDAVAAVVDRCGMRAQLGQAYFSSQGPEGLAASLDFALRRRGSAGGRITTALAPHAPYTVVDADLAATAELARDHGLPVHLHAAENRDQTDTSLARHGVTPIGVLERTGVLATDVLIAHGTGITEDDLPLLASAGGRTAVATAPRGYLKFGWPGTTPVRALRDIGVPVGLATDGAASNNSLDVWESMALTSLIQKSTEGDPRWLTSRQALHHATVQSARAVGLGDAVGRIAPGWRADLILVDLTGPHTQPVHDLAATLVHSARSADVRTTIVDGRVLMRDRELLTVDVPEVVRELEERLPALTDRGHGRRIQEYDT; encoded by the coding sequence ATGACGCCTTCTTCCCCCGAGCCCGCCGATCTCGTCATCACCGGCTGCACCGTCCTCGTGCACGACGACCGTGGACGGATCGGCTTCGAGCAGGACGCGGCCGTCGTCGTACGCGGCGGAGTCGTCGACTCCGTGACCACCGCCGCGGCAGGGGCCTCGGTGCCCGCCGCCGACCGCATCGACGCACGCGGTCAGGTCGCCCTCCCCGGGCTGATCAACTGCCACACCCACACGCCCATGGTCGCCCTGCGCGGACTCGCCGAGGACCTGCCCACCGAGGAGTGGTTCAACGACGTCGTCTGGCCCGTCGAGTCCAACCTCACCGAGCGGGACGTGACCCTGGGCGCCCGGCTGGCCTGCGCCGAGATGATCCGCGCGGGCGTCACGGCCTTCGCGGACAGCTACTTCCACATGGACGCCGTGGCCGCGGTCGTCGACCGGTGCGGGATGCGGGCCCAGCTCGGGCAGGCGTACTTCTCCTCGCAGGGGCCCGAGGGCCTGGCGGCGTCGCTGGACTTCGCGCTGCGCCGCCGCGGCTCCGCCGGCGGCCGGATCACCACCGCCCTCGCCCCGCACGCCCCCTACACGGTGGTCGACGCCGACCTCGCCGCGACCGCGGAACTCGCCCGCGACCACGGACTGCCCGTGCACCTGCACGCCGCCGAGAACCGCGACCAGACCGACACGAGCCTCGCCCGGCACGGGGTCACCCCCATCGGGGTCCTGGAACGCACCGGAGTCCTCGCCACCGACGTGCTCATCGCCCACGGCACCGGCATCACCGAGGACGACCTGCCGCTCCTCGCGAGCGCGGGCGGCCGTACGGCGGTGGCGACCGCGCCCCGCGGCTACCTCAAGTTCGGCTGGCCCGGCACCACACCGGTGCGCGCGCTGCGTGACATCGGCGTCCCCGTGGGGCTGGCCACGGACGGTGCCGCGTCCAACAACTCCCTCGACGTGTGGGAGTCGATGGCGCTCACGTCCCTGATCCAGAAGTCCACCGAGGGTGATCCGCGCTGGCTGACCTCCCGCCAGGCCCTCCACCACGCCACCGTGCAGAGCGCCCGGGCCGTCGGGCTCGGGGACGCCGTGGGGCGCATCGCACCCGGGTGGCGGGCGGACCTGATCCTGGTCGACCTCACCGGACCGCACACCCAGCCCGTGCACGACCTCGCCGCCACCCTGGTGCACAGCGCGCGCTCCGCCGACGTGCGCACGACGATCGTCGACGGACGCGTCCTCATGCGGGACCGCGAACTGCTCACCGTGGACGTGCCCGAGGTGGTCCGGGAACTGGAGGAGCGGCTGCCCGCCCTGACCGACCGCGGGCACGGCCGGCGCATCCAGGAGTACGACACCTGA
- a CDS encoding uracil-DNA glycosylase, with the protein MDTGGLSVLDQRIAGCRACPRLVEWREEVARTKRAAFADWTYWGRPVPGFGPPDARLLIVGLAPAAHGGNRTGRMFTGDRSGDVLYQALYDVGLASQPTAVRVDDGLELYGVRVTSPVHCAPPANKPTPAERDTCRSWLVQELGLLRPTLRAVVVLGAFGWQAALPAFAGAGWTVPRPRPAFAHGAQVTLDAADGPDLHLFGCFHVSQRNTFTGRLTPEMLRDVLRTAAETAGLPAR; encoded by the coding sequence ATGGACACCGGCGGCCTCTCCGTACTCGACCAGCGCATCGCGGGATGCCGGGCCTGCCCGCGGCTGGTCGAGTGGCGGGAAGAGGTGGCCCGTACCAAACGGGCGGCCTTCGCCGACTGGACGTACTGGGGCCGGCCCGTGCCCGGCTTCGGCCCGCCGGACGCGCGGCTGCTGATCGTCGGCCTGGCGCCCGCGGCCCACGGCGGCAACCGCACCGGCCGGATGTTCACCGGCGACCGCTCCGGCGACGTGCTGTACCAGGCGCTGTACGACGTGGGCCTCGCCTCGCAGCCCACCGCGGTCCGCGTGGACGACGGCCTGGAACTGTACGGCGTGCGCGTCACCTCGCCCGTGCACTGCGCCCCGCCCGCGAACAAGCCCACCCCCGCCGAACGGGACACCTGCCGTTCCTGGCTCGTCCAGGAGCTGGGGCTGCTGCGGCCGACACTGCGGGCGGTGGTCGTCCTCGGGGCCTTCGGCTGGCAGGCGGCGCTGCCCGCGTTCGCCGGGGCGGGCTGGACCGTACCCCGCCCCCGTCCGGCCTTCGCCCACGGCGCGCAGGTGACGCTGGACGCCGCCGACGGACCGGACCTGCACCTCTTCGGCTGCTTCCACGTCAGCCAGCGCAACACCTTCACCGGCCGGCTCACCCCCGAGATGCTGCGCGACGTGCTGCGCACGGCGGCGGAGACGGCGGGGCTGCCCGCGCGGTGA
- the pip gene encoding prolyl aminopeptidase, translating into MGLYPEIEPYDHGMLDVGDGNHVYWETCGNPHGKPALVLHGGPGSRASPGLRRYFDPAAYRIVLLDQRGAGRSRPRASAYATDMSVNTTAHLMADLERLRAHLGIERWLVWGVSWGSVLGLRYAQTHPGVVSELVLTGVATGSDAEVALLTRGLGNIFPEAHERFLAELPPDERDGNLAAAYNRLLESPDAAVRERAARAWTDWETATIPAPPGSVARFQDPDFRMGFARTVTHYWGNDHFLGDGNDEGVVLRDAHLLKGIPGTLVQGSLDFGNLLGIVWRLHHAWPDSDLVIVDEAGHDAGATGDEALLAATDTYARGDTP; encoded by the coding sequence ATGGGCCTGTATCCGGAAATCGAACCGTACGACCACGGCATGCTCGACGTCGGGGACGGCAACCACGTGTACTGGGAAACCTGCGGGAACCCGCACGGCAAGCCCGCGCTCGTCCTGCACGGCGGACCGGGCAGCCGCGCGAGCCCGGGTCTCCGGCGCTACTTCGACCCCGCCGCCTACCGGATCGTCCTCCTCGACCAGCGGGGCGCCGGACGGTCGCGCCCCCGCGCGAGCGCCTACGCCACCGACATGAGCGTCAACACGACCGCCCACCTCATGGCGGACCTGGAGCGGCTGCGGGCCCACCTGGGCATCGAGCGCTGGCTGGTGTGGGGCGTGTCCTGGGGCTCGGTCCTGGGCCTGCGGTACGCGCAGACGCACCCCGGCGTGGTGAGCGAGCTGGTGCTGACCGGGGTCGCCACCGGTTCCGACGCCGAAGTGGCCCTCCTGACGCGGGGACTGGGAAACATCTTCCCGGAGGCGCACGAGCGGTTCCTCGCCGAGCTGCCCCCGGACGAACGCGACGGAAACCTGGCCGCCGCGTACAACCGGCTGCTGGAATCGCCGGACGCGGCGGTGCGCGAGCGGGCCGCGCGGGCCTGGACCGACTGGGAGACGGCGACGATCCCGGCACCGCCCGGCTCGGTCGCCCGGTTCCAGGACCCGGACTTCCGGATGGGCTTCGCCCGTACCGTGACGCACTACTGGGGCAACGACCACTTCCTCGGCGACGGCAACGACGAGGGCGTGGTCCTCAGGGACGCGCACCTGCTGAAGGGCATCCCCGGCACCCTGGTCCAGGGCAGCCTCGACTTCGGCAACCTCCTCGGCATCGTCTGGCGGCTCCACCACGCCTGGCCCGACAGCGACCTGGTGATCGTGGACGAGGCCGGACACGACGCCGGGGCGACCGGCGACGAGGCCCTGCTGGCGGCGACGGACACGTACGCGCGCGGGGACACCCCCTAG
- a CDS encoding RidA family protein, protein MIQRVTVPGLFPPPVYSHASVVEAGTRLAFLAGSVPLDAEGKLVGEGDPVRQAEQVLANLTEQLRAVGSGLEHVLSTDVYVVSAETAALSAVWDVVEASGLSTGPHSSTLLGVSCLGYPGQLVEITATAVVPESGRP, encoded by the coding sequence GTGATCCAGCGCGTCACCGTGCCCGGCCTTTTCCCGCCGCCCGTCTACTCCCACGCGTCCGTCGTCGAGGCCGGGACCAGGCTCGCGTTCCTCGCCGGTTCCGTTCCGCTCGACGCGGAGGGGAAGCTGGTCGGCGAGGGCGATCCGGTCCGTCAGGCCGAGCAGGTGCTCGCGAACCTCACCGAGCAGCTGCGTGCCGTCGGGAGCGGGCTGGAGCACGTGCTGTCGACCGATGTGTACGTGGTGAGCGCCGAGACCGCCGCGCTGTCCGCCGTCTGGGACGTGGTCGAGGCGTCCGGGCTCAGCACCGGTCCGCACTCCTCGACGCTGCTCGGGGTGAGCTGTCTCGGCTATCCGGGTCAGCTGGTGGAGATCACCGCGACCGCGGTGGTGCCGGAGAGCGGCCGACCGTGA